A genome region from Streptomyces pratensis includes the following:
- a CDS encoding amidohydrolase family protein has translation MKPGRYPGLLERLGDPETRARILDDLRPRAGRTFLPEGVVIAMLGPRRYADRVGDSIADIARDEAVEPAAAVLDVLAAHQGEVMIVNHAMADADVDTVLRYPGSVVASDGWVLHAPGDGHPHPRNFGTFARVIGHYGRESGVLGLADAVRKMTSLPASRLPLPDRETVAVGQVADLAVLDPGTVTDLATYAEPWQYAEGMRHVLVAGEIVLRDGEMTGARPGRLLRRVPAEV, from the coding sequence GTGAAGCCCGGCCGGTACCCGGGGCTCCTGGAACGCCTCGGCGACCCGGAGACGCGCGCCCGGATCCTCGACGACCTGCGGCCCCGGGCCGGCCGCACCTTCCTGCCCGAGGGCGTCGTCATCGCCATGCTCGGCCCCCGCCGGTACGCGGACAGGGTCGGCGACAGCATCGCCGACATCGCTCGTGACGAGGCCGTCGAACCCGCTGCCGCCGTCCTGGACGTGCTGGCCGCGCACCAGGGCGAGGTCATGATCGTCAACCACGCGATGGCGGACGCCGACGTGGACACCGTGCTGAGGTACCCCGGCAGCGTGGTCGCCAGCGACGGCTGGGTGCTGCACGCGCCCGGTGACGGCCACCCGCACCCGCGCAACTTCGGCACCTTCGCCCGGGTGATCGGCCACTACGGCCGCGAGAGCGGGGTGCTCGGGCTCGCCGACGCCGTCCGCAAGATGACGTCCCTGCCCGCGTCCCGGCTGCCCCTGCCCGACCGGGAGACCGTGGCGGTCGGACAGGTCGCCGACCTCGCGGTCCTGGACCCGGGCACGGTCACCGACCTGGCGACGTACGCCGAACCGTGGCAGTACGCCGAGGGGATGCGGCACGTCCTCGTGGCGGGCGAGATCGTACTGCGCGACGGAGAGATGACCGGCGCGCGCCCCGGCCGCCTCCTGCGCCGCGTCCCCGCCGAGGTCTGA